One Equus asinus isolate D_3611 breed Donkey chromosome 30, EquAss-T2T_v2, whole genome shotgun sequence genomic window, TTGCACAGCTAATTCATGGGCTAAAGTGGGGGTTCCACTCCAGGTGTGTGGACTTTGCAGCTCACACTTGTAAGCATTATGTTAAATTGGTTACACTTCTTAAAATGCATGTTACCTATTAAAAAGTTCCAGTTAGGGCCAACCCCAGGAGCCTGGTgtttaagtttggtgtgctctgcattggcggcctgggttcagttcttgggCCCAGACCTGCGCCACtcagtcagtggccatgctgtggtgttggGTCACATACaaagaggggaagattggcaacagatgtcagctcaaggtgaatcttcctcagcaaaaataaataaataaacaaacagttCCAGTTGATTGCAAATTGGGTATAATGCCCAGAGAATCCCTTCTTGTTTGTTTACAAAGTAAGTATCTGATATATAAATGCAAGAGACCTAGGGCCAGTGTATCTGGGCCTGTACTACATTGCTCTTCCACTGAGTAgacgtgtgaccttgggcaagttacttaaccactctgaggtttattttcctcatttctgtaAGTGGGGAGTGCCAGTTTCTGGCTCCATGAATATTATCTGTTAGcttccattaaaagaaaaatctctacTCACAGGAGAGGAAGATTGTTGGTGAATTAAGAACCTGCCACAATCGCTGTTGATGCATGAGCACTGGAATATTGCTCAATAATCAGAGAGCGTAGATAAGGACATTGGGCACTAGAAAGCCAGTAGGCTGGGATTCTGGTATCCTAGTTCATTTTCACATTTGTTCAACTCTGAGCTGTTATTGTATGCTGTTAAAgtaccttttttttggtgaatgtGAAATGATTTCCCTCAGGATTCTggagattaaaaaatttttaagattgaTATTCTGACTTGAAAGGCAGCATGTACGTGGGTATGAATCAGTCCAAATTAGAGTAAGAGGCTTTAGCGCAGATATTGGAATAGAAAGTAAATACTACTCTCTTTTCCCCTAATTGTCATTCAAACCCGCTTTAGTGAATGGATGAAACTTTGCTTAGGATAAAACGTAGTTGAAATGCAAGTGCATTATTTTAAAGCTCTGCCCTGATGTATTGTCCTGGAATAAGCAGTTGCAGCAGTCTGCAAATCTGGGACATCTGAGTCTAAAAATAGTCTTGAAACACTAGTTTGGAAGTTTTCTGTACATTCATTGATTTAGCTTCAAACAACGTGTACCTTCAGGAGGAACACAGCAGTGAGGTGTAATCCTCTGTTCTTTCCTTGCAGTGGGTCATTCCGGAGTTGATTGGCCATGCTATTGTCACTGTATTGATGCTCATTTCATTGCACTGGTTCATCTTCCTTCTCAACCTGCCTGTTGCCACTTGGAATATATATCGGTGAGTATAGTTTATTTACTGTTTTGTGTCAGGGcagtttaaagaaaatgttttttaaaaaaaattttaacagctTCTCTTCTCTAATAAAATATAtgccagtcataaaataaatgataGCAGAATGCTTTATTAAATCAGGATAAATTTTTATACACTTTGGTATTCTTAGCAAGTGGCAATTTGCGTGGCTCAGTCTTACAGTATAAACACAAATTTGCATGTGtacattttagaaatatgtgACGTTTACTTGTGATGTCTAAAGACTTGTGAAAAGTTTTTCCGTTGTCTTgagtatctttttccttttttctttttttccccctaagattggCGGCCTGAGGTAACGAcggttgcccatctttttttttttctgcattatctccccaaatcccccccagtacatagttgtatatcttagttgcaggtccttctagttgtggcatgtgggatgccgcctcagcgtggcctgacgagtggtgccatgtccgcacccagcatctgaaccagcgaaaccctgggccaccgcagcagagcgcgcgaacttaaccactcggccacggggccggcccctctttttccTGTAAGAATGATCGAAAGCCTGAGAATATAAGATCCTTGCTTTTTATATCTGCAGTTTTAATTAGAGTATACTTGGAATGCtccaaagaaaatttcattttaaagccTGCAAATTAGATAACATCAAAATTTTGACTTCATAAATTTAGGAAGTTTGTTCAAACATTGCTCAGTGGAAATACTAATTGGTTGTAATTTTGTAGATGGGCTATTGTACATTGCATATTTTCTTGTGAAGAACTGTGGAATAATCTTGACAAACCTTGGGTTATTTTTATGTTAGTAGGTTGCTGCTCTGCTAAATTTTTaggtttcattttaattttatttatatccaGGTTTTTTTTGGGTAAAATCATTTATCGACTGATTTTTAAGTGTGGCCTTTTTGAAGTGCAGGTAGTATAAGAAGCACGTAGATGAGAGTAaaggagggctggaggaggatggggaagCGCGCGGAAGGCAATGGAACATCTGAGACTGTGGATCTTAGTGATGTCCCCGACCACACCATCAGTCAGCTctactagaaatgaaaatttgctAGAGGAAGAGCAAGCTGTGGCATGGCTCCTTCGTCTAGAGCACAGACTGGCGGAAGGCTCTACGGTCTTACTTGGGGCAATAAAGTCCATAGATTCTGTTTCCTGTAATTATAAAGACAGACGTCGTGTGTGTTTATTGCCCTGATAATGGCAATGATAGATTGTCTGCTGGTCACAAATttactttctatttaaaaaggttaaaaaatatcaacagatggatcattttctcctttcagaCATCTGTACTTTATGCTAGTGGGGATACAGACATATAGGAAGTGGACTCTACTTATCATAGGACACAGAGGCGAAACATGAAATAACAAAGTAAGCTAGTTAAAATAAGAAGTGGGCTGAGGCAGTGTAAGAGAAATTATCAGATGAGTGATGAGGATGCTCAGGTTGGGAGGAGAGTTGGGTTACTGTGGACTGGGAGTTTCAAGGAGCAGAGCCCTACAGGATGGATGAGGTTTGACAGAGAGGAGTGGGGAAAGAATTCTCCAGGGAGcgaaggagaaggggaggagtgGAAGGGAAAGCTTGAGCAAACACACAAGGCATATTTAAGGGCTAATTAGGTTGAAATCATGTAGGTGAGGCAGTAGTAATAGACAAAGCTAGAAATGTCGATTGGGTCACAGAGAACCTTGAACGTTGGTCCAAGTAGTTTATGTGTAAATGTGAGCACTGGTAGCAtaaagttcacccatttaaagtatagtATTCGATATATTTTTAGTGTATTTATAGATTTAGGCAGCCGTCACCACAGTCTATTTTAGAGCGTATTCATCACCCCAAAGGACGCCCTGTATCCATTAGCAGCTtctgctcccttccctcccttagccctaggcaaccaccagtctactgTCTGTTCTGACAGACACACCAAAGAGAGCAACCTGTGGCCTGTTACgactagcttctttcacatagcataatattcagagttcatccgtgttgtggcatgtatcagtactcattcctttttattattgagtaatactccattgtatggatgtactacattttgtttatccatgtgCAATTGATGGGCATTTGCGTCGTTTCCactttttttggctattatgaataattctcctatgaacattcacgtgcgtgtttttgtgtgaatgtatgtgttcatttctcctaggagttgaactgctgggtcatatagtaactctgtgtttaaccttttgaggaactgcctgaGTGTTCAAAAGCAGCTGCACTATGTTACATttccaccagctgtgtatgaggcttccaatttctctacatccttgctaacacttgttgtgtgttgtttttttaaattttcgcCATCCTattgggtgtgaagtgatatctcattgtggtttcaatttacatttccctaatgactaatgatatcgAGTATCTTACTGTGTTTATAGGCATTCCTATATCCTCTTTGCTCTGTATGTTTTTGAGTAGCTAAGTTGACTCAAAATAAATGCTGGTTTGGGAAGATTTTTTTGGAAGCATTATGTAGTATTGATTAGATGGAGAAGAGCCGGGAGGTAGGGAAACCATTTTAGACACTGGAGTAAAATAATATAGTGCTGGAACAAGGTTGTGATAGTGGGAATGGAAAAGATAGAGCTATATAAGTGGTGATAGGAAGGAAGAATGGACAAGAGTTTGACATACCGCCTATgaaagatgaggaagagagaagtcaaCTGAGTAAGAAAATGCTTTTAAGGACCACCAAGAAAATGGTTAACACTCCTTCctattagataacctagaagtcAGAGAAGGATAAGACTCTTTGAGTTGAGACATTATTCAGTTATTCAAATGTAAATACACTCTTTCAGCTATAGATAGGCTACTAAGATTTGGGGGAGAATTTAAGACTTGTGGAACTGAGAGAGGCATTTGCATTTCGCAGAAGTGATAGTTGAGAAACTCAGTGTATGGCAAGAATGAGGAACCCAAGCTTGCGCTAGAAGAAGCTTGGACATGGGAGTAGCAAGAGGTCATGAACAGGGCTGGGTTAGGACATGTGTGTTGCACAGATGATGCAGTCTGGATGTTGGAGTCCAGACACTTAAACTCATTGGTCCCCTCAATGTAAGCCCATTTCCTTACCTGCAAAAGGAATCATTTGGGGAAGAAGAAGACTATCGTTTGTAACTGTTATATACACGtgatatgaaataaatatgaaatgttATACGTTACCTGAAGAGCCTGAATGACTCCATAGTATGTTAGACATAgtatctttaagatttttttttaaagttcgaATCTTCTCCATCTGCGGGAACACTGAGTTGAACTGTTTAGTCCGGAACCAGGGGCATCTTCTGGTGCCCTTTACCTTCTGTATTGATCTGCAGCCCTAATCCTATCTGCTTACTGTGGTCATTCCTCCACCACTATAAAAGGTACATTTCTTATTTGTCAGAATATTATTAGTATTAATAGTATTAGtattaatctgtattttttaagagTTATGTAAAGTTACACATTGCATTTTGAGTTTGAACTATCCATTTACTATCTTAAGTGAAGAGGAATTGTATTTTACCACAGCAGCATTTATTCTAAATGGTTTCTGTTCTGTCCTCTTTAAATTGCTCTCTTAAGGTAGGTACCATTTATAAACCATGCAGGTTGAAACGTATTCTCTGTTGATCAGCAGGAGCACCAAAGAGGAGGGTTCTATTGTGGACATGGACTCTCTCTTTTActgtcatctgtgaaatgggaataattatgTTTGACACTGCTCTTCCTTATGAAGATGTGAAGATGAAGGGAATTGCATTAATTAATTTAGAACTTTTTAGATAAAGACGTTTCTAAGAACTTGATAAAATCGGTTTGGTTTTGGGCCCCCTTCACTTCTTCTAGTGGAAGACGGCTGTGGGTTTGACTGGTTCAGGAGTTTTCTACAGAAGATGGGTAAAAGGGTCTCAGTGCAGAAATCATTGTTCTCTAGAGTGTTACTCTTTTTTCAGAGGGCAGAAAATTACACCCCAAGTTAATAGTATCATATCTTTCAAAGGAAAACTAAGTGGTGGCTGGTGACATTGTCATAATACTCTGGCCATATTTGGTCTGAATTTAAGGCTGCTATGATTGGTTCACTTTTAAAGGTTGTTTATTAATGGTtacttatttttgaatatttatgctGATGATTTGATTTTCCTTCTAATGGGTGTGCATCCTTTAATTTCTCAGGTTCATTATGGTGCCAAGTGGTAACATGGGAGTATTTGATCCCACAGAAATACACAATCGAGGGCAGCTGAAGTCACACATGAAGGAAGCCATGATCAAGCTTGGGTTCCACTTGCTCTGTTTCTTCATGTATCTTTATAGGTGAGTTTACAGCACTCCTGGCATTTTCCTGGGTGCCGCGCCTGCTTCTGACAGGTGACATGTTACTGTACGATAGGATTTTGCATTGACATTACAGAGCTTTTGGGGATCATGCGAATTTCTTGTGGCTGTGTAGACTTTTAATGTGTGTCATTGAAGCAGCATAGTGTGGATCTGACCCACGACAGAGTTACTCTGTGGTCTCAGTTATTCCTGAGCTGTTGAGGCTCTCAACATGCTTAAAACTGTCTTTGccattcttttcctgccttcGTATCCAGCTGTGAGGCCTCCCTGCCTGTTAGAAGCATTAATGCATGTACCCTGAGAGACTGCCGCACTCGTGGGTCTCCTGGGGACCAGACCACTGGCAGCAGCCCTCAACAGCTTGTCTCCATGTTGGGCTGGTCTTTCTTGGCAGTAAGGAATTAGGTGTGATGCCGATCTCCGGCATGCGAAGTGGTCTGTTCTGGCAAACTTTTATCAGTCTTCCGGTTGTAACAGATAGGAAGGAAGAATTCACATGAAGGATTGGCTGTCAGACACTGGAAGCTTTCTGCAGTCCTGTTTTAGACTTAAAGTTATCACCTTATGTTTGAAGAGAGAAACATGCCGCCTTTTCCTTCACCTATCATAGACCCATAGAATAGagcaaagaagagggaaaaattgTCATATATATGACAATTTGATTAAACCTTTAAGAATCTAGATGTCAGGCTTAACCTTTGTGTCCAAGCTTCATTAGATCATTCCTATTTTTCCCCaggtaaattttaatttttcacatagGCATAAGGGCTATTAGGAAAAACTGGTACTGAATACACTTCTGTCATTGAGAAGATTGTTAATAATTAGAAActgtataaaaaattgctattttgTCTGAAATGGTTTAGGAGTCAGAGCCATTTTAGCCTCTGCCTGAAAAAGCAAGCTTCCTAAAATCCTTTTCCTGTGCTCGTTCCACCCATTACCATAGATGAGATCGAAATTAGAGTTTAGAGGGTTTCCTTTTCACAGTTTATCTTacttgcttttctgtattttaaaaactaggACAGAAAAAGCACACTGGCATCAGTTTCTGGTTCTCACACTGTACTTCACTGCCAGTGTGCGTAATTGTTAATCCTGGTATTAAAGATAAAGACTGAAGAGCCAAAATACTCAGTATTAAGACACAcctattatcatttttattactttttttaagtcAAACAATATGATGGTCTCTTTATCATCATATATTGTTCCTTTATATTTGTCTGTTTCTGAAGAGACAAAAAACGAGCTGGAATCAGCCTTGCTCAGGGGTCCTTTCTTGAGCCTCCCACCCCTCCAGCATTTAAAAATGCACGAGTTTCTTAGCTCTCAGTCGTGAATTTAAAGCAATGGGAAGATGGACTGAAGACAGGATTGGAGGAATCAGGAAGCATTTTGGGGCACGTTTAAGGTGTGCTTCTTTACAactaaataaaagatatacagcCTGTGTAATTGGTTTGAGTAGCTGCATTCCTCACTGGCTgtgtcctttctttttccttctcttccccttctctccccttccctcctcagcTTGTCATTTTTAGCCATACTGCTATCAACTTACCCCTTGGCACCACCCAGAGCTCAAGGGATCAGGATGAAAGAGGAGTCTCAGAAGATGTCCTTGTAGCACTTTCCTCTTAGGTTTTGGTTGCTGTTGTTTCAAAGCAGTTTTATTTCCAAATCGTCAGATTTCTAATGCAGGGGTTTTATGCTGCTCCCCTCTATCGCCTGCCACAGCTTGCGTGGTGCCTTGCACATAGCAGACATTCAGGGTTTATTAaatagaattaaaggaaaaatgccTACGTTCTTTAGAGGTTGGTGAAATCTGTACCTTTGGTTTTTTGGTTAGGTGCCAGCCTAGTAgaatctgggctctgccacttactatgtGACcagggcaagtttcttaacctctctgagcgtcgatttcttcatctgaaaattggctagtaacagtacctacctcatgggatTGTGTTgtagactaaatgagataatgcacgtaAGCATTTAGGTTTGCACTGGCCTATAGTAAACTTGCGGAAATCTTTCAGAAATATTAGCTACTATCATTAATCTCTGCTGCGCACTGAGTATGCTTAGTATGGTTACGTTTGGACAATTAATGTAAGGGTATTTCACTGTACTTTAGTCATTTGATAGCAGAGCGAGGCTGATTCCAGTGAAAGGAAATGATAGTTTTGTTGCTGTTAACTGTGGTGGTTTCAATAGAGTATTTATAGAGTGACTGCTGCATGTTGGACACTGTGTAAGGCACTGCAAATGACACAAAGGAGCAGCACAGAATCCCTGTGTGGAAGCTGGGAGCTTGGGTGCTGCCTGGAATATGAAGGTGGTGATGCCCGCCTCTCCTCTCGTGCTGGAAGAGCTCACGGTGCAGCGGTAGGAACGTGAGCCGGAGTCTGCGGGAAGCGGATGGCTATGGGAGGAAGCCATGCAGCTGCCCTGGCTGAGGCCCCCGCTGCCCAAAGGCGGTGCCTTGGGGGTGGGCTGAGGAGCAGGGGTCCCACGCAGAGGGACAGCACATGCAAAGATCTGGCTAGagaattaaagtttttttaatggaCATAGTTTTTTCTAAACTATAGCCCAACATTGGTTTTAGGTTATACTCTCTGCCCCCATCCCCACTCGAGTTACATTTTAGTGAAAAAATTGGGCCATTGAGAAGCTCTAATATGGATATTCTTTCCTTTAGGTGTAGGTGATTTTCTTGTATTCAAATGAGTGTTCCTTGCTGAGCCTTAGGAATACGAGTCTGGACAGACCAGACTGTGTAGGAACATTCCTAAGGAAACATGAGTAACACTGATTTCTTCTCTCCACAGTATGATTTTAGCTTTGATAAACGACTGAGCTGGAGCAGCCGTGGTTGAAGTCAGCCTACACTACAGTGCACAGTTGAGGAGCCAGAGACTACTTAAATCATCGTTAGAGCCGTGACCAGAGcagtatattttttcctctttgaacaaaaaaatatttttgctgtatttttatcatataaagtatttaaaaaacatgaattGAGTTTTTGTAGATTTCTGGTTCTCAACGTTAGCCTGAACCCCAACATGTGAAGGTGTTTTTCATCATCTGTATGTTGAAGATAGTCGTTTGTATGTAGGAACAGGACTGCCATTCCAGCCTTGCAtgccaaagaaagaaagggcCGGCTTTAAGGGGAAAATGTCAGGATGGCACAGCTGCTCTTCAAGTCCACTGAAAAGTCAGAGTACAAAACAACACTGCTGATCTGGGCAAAGGAAGAGTGAAAGTAAATTACCCTTTAGTCTACATCGTGGCAGCTTTATATGTTTAATGTGGTTTAAAGATTTGTGGGACTGTCAGCTAAGAAACTTTTCACAAGAGTGTTAACAGAAAATGACATTTcaagaaatacatatttctttgCAGAGTTTGTGAAACCATATAGGCCGTTTGCCCAGGTACCATGTAATTCCTgcttagagaaaggaaaataaatcagaagaGCAAAACTTGATGAAGAAGCGTTCATTTAAGAGCCACCGTGTCTCCGCTCCCCCTCAAACCCATGCGTTGCGCTGGCTGTTGCTGGTTTTGGTTCTGTGTCCCACTTGAGCCCGTTGTATTTGAGCTCTTGGACTTCTGTTTTAATGGGTTTGGAGAGGTGATTGGGTGGAAGATGCTCATCACGTTAGAAGCAGGAAGAGCCGGTCATTTCAGTGTCAGTGACATGGAGCTTGTCAGTGCTCTGCCTGGTGCCAGGTTAACTGTGACGCTGCTGTCCCGCTGCACGGACCGTTTTGTGAATTGGGAGACCCAGTACAAGCCATTTCACAGACATAGCAATAGCCACCCAAACTCCCTTCCTTGGAGCTGTTTGTAAACTCTGGCAGTTGGGGAGAGCAGTTAGCCTCTTCAGTTCTGTTGGCCGGGTAAAGTGAACCTGGCGCTTTAGTCTCAGTCCTGGTTTGTGCTTTAATGTTACTATCTTAAGTGTTGGCACTTAGGCAAAACATGGCTGTGTTTTATGGCTGGCAGAGTCCAAAGAGATTATTCACTCTGTTGAGGCAGAGTTGGGCGGCTAAACAAGGTGTGTGGTCACCAAAAGATCAAGTGTTGCCCGTCCTTTTAGCCTTAGCAGAAGCCAGGGAGCCACTAAGCAAAACCCCCTGTACAGACAGAGCCACGTTTCGAGGATGGATGTAGTGCCCTGGCCACTGGGGAAAGGAGCAGTGAAATGGTCGGCAAAGTAACCTTGGTTCTGCTGGCCTCTCTGGGGACTCGGAAATTGCTCCTTGTACTTATCTTGAATTTCTGCCGGGCCAGGAGACCAGAAGCTGTAACATGGGAGTTAACTTTGCTTgcatctctctctcattttccttccgAGGCACATTCCTCTGTTTAAAAAACCAGTCCCTTCACTCTGCCTTTCTCCCTAACTTCCAGTGCCTCTTAATGTTTTGCTCAAGCTTTTAAAGCAGTGAAGCCATTGGAGAAGTGAAATCCTTGGACCTAAGAGACGGACTAGCTACTTTAAGAAGCTCAAAGGTGCTGGAAGAGGGCCGACCACGTGttttatctttgcattcagttATTCTTAACAACCGAAATAGAAATCCATGTAGTTGAGGGAGCCTCTGGCTGTCAGTTGAATGTTGTCAGGCAGAAGTTGCTGAGGCTGAGCAAATCAGAAAGGTGCCTTGTTTATAACAAAGAACAGGGGCTCTTTACTTCTGAGACTggttaaaaacaagtaaaaccaCCTTTCTTATATTGCTTGTCTGTACCAAAGCCAGGAAAGGGGGTAactctagttttttgtttttattttttaggggcTCTTCTACAAATGATGAAAAGGGGAAACAGCACTGACTTTAAAAGCTGTGGTTATAAGGTGATAATGATTAATCTGTGCTTTTCATTGATTGGACAGTTGCAGAGAACCACGTTAGAGGTCATTTGGTCTAACTCCTTCATCCTAAAGATAGAGAACTGAGGCCTAGAGATCGCATCTGGAATCCTGATGGTTGGTCCAGAGTTCTCTCCCTTGTCACTCCTCTTCCCTGTCCGTCTAGAAGGCAGCATCAAGGCCCCAGCCAGGGCAGACTACCATGGGGTGCTCCTGTGTGCAAAATATTTCTGTATTCGTGTTGTGTCATTTTCCCTGGTCCTTTTCCTGCCATCCTTTCAGTGGTAGCAGATGCCCTTGCTAATCAGTGGAATCTCAGAGGACAGAGCTGAGGAAGCAAGACGTAAGATGCAGCTCAGTTTGTCAAAGCCTGGCAGTCCCCTCAGCCACCTTTTCATGCCACACAGATGACAATGCGATGAGTCCAAATGTGCTTCCTCTCACCTAGTCTTACTTTGAAGTTGAGAGCTAAGAAAGCTTCCTGTGGAACTCTGTCTCCTGTGGCGCTTACCACTTTCTGTCTGGTCTTAGAGTTACTTGTGTGCAAGTAATCTCTTCTACTAGATTGTacgctcctggagggcagagcacACTCATGTTCCTATTTgtttcttcctcctgctgctcctgGCACCCAacacagtgccttgcacacagAAACAATAAATGATTGTTGACTGAACACGTAAATCTGATTGTGCTGTGCTGTTGCTCTTCAGCAATGAAGTCTGACTGCTGCCCTGTACGTGAGAGAAGTGAGAAGGAATGGAGCAACAGAATCCAAGTCCGCCATCTTTGTTTCAAGGCCCTCACGCTACGGATGCTCTACGACAGGCTAGGCTGGGAAAGGAAACTGCTGTATTTGGTGCACTTGAGACTTGGAAAGTCAGCCTTACCCGCaagtaatattttgttaaaagtaGTTGTGGTGAAAAGTATTATGTACCAGGTGTAATTAACTGTCcccaaaatgtaaataaacttgTTCTAATACATAGAAACAGGCAGCAAGATACAGAAGGTAAGCTTGAAAGTCTGTGCTTATCATCTAGATTTCTGCCATGAGTTTATGCACTTTAAACCCAATATACTATTTTGCTATGTAGTGTAACAAAGAGTGAAATAGTGTAGTGAAACTTCAGTTAACAAGGCTGTTCAAAGAAAGGGCTGTTCTGGCTTTCTGAGGGTTTGTCATGAAACCCTTTGGTTTTctaaagatttgatttttcctttttctccccaagccccctgggtacatagttgtgtatttttagttgtgggtccttctagttgtggcatgtgggacgctgcctcagcatggcttgatgagcagtgccatgtccgcgcccaggattcgaactggcgaaaccccgggctgctgaagtggagtgtgcaaactcaacaactcggccacagggccggccctgaagccCTTTGGTTTTAAGCCATACTTTTtgtgaaaattctaaaagctgGTAGCCAAATTGTTTTGCTTAGTAACAGGAATACAATCTAACAGAAGGTCAAGGCCTTAGGTCAGCCTTGTGAACTGCGGAATCACTGTCAGGACTATAGATGTCGGAGGGGTGTTCACGGAGCGAACTTGCTGAGCTCAACTTGCTCTTTGGAATCAACTCCTTGATTAAAGCTGTTGGTTTTCAGCTGCTTCCCTCTGAAGCTGGGTGGGGAAGAGTGAGGGGGTGAGCAGAATCAGCTAGCTGAGTGCTGA contains:
- the CNIH4 gene encoding protein cornichon homolog 4 isoform X1; amino-acid sequence: MEVVVFVFSLLDCCALIFLSVYFIITLSDLECDYINARSCCSKLNKWVIPELIGHAIVTVLMLISLHWFIFLLNLPVATWNIYRFIMVPSGNMGVFDPTEIHNRGQLKSHMKEAMIKLGFHLLCFFMYLYSMILALIND
- the CNIH4 gene encoding protein cornichon homolog 4 isoform X2, with the translated sequence MLISLHWFIFLLNLPVATWNIYRFIMVPSGNMGVFDPTEIHNRGQLKSHMKEAMIKLGFHLLCFFMYLYSMILALIND
- the CNIH4 gene encoding protein cornichon homolog 4 isoform X3, whose translation is MEVVVFVFSLLDCCALIFLSVYFIITLSDLECDYINARSCCSKLNKWVIPELIGHAIVTVLMLISLHWFIFLLNLPVATWNIYRNTQSRAAEVTHEGSHDQAWVPLALFLHVSL